CCGTTCACTGCCTCGAGGATATTTTTTTCTGCGAGAGAGTGGTCGGCTCCCGGGTTAAGCATGACTGCGGCTTCGTGCCAGGTGTAGGCCGTGCCGGGGATTTGCTTGAAAAGCGGAGAGGCCTGGAAGAGCACCGAGTTCGAAAAGACAACCACCCGTCCCGTAGGGTAGAGATCGATCCCCGTCCCTGAGAGTTCCAGGAGGTGCAGGCGCAGCAGTCCTATATCAATCACGTCCCCGGTGACACCCGACACTGTCACGCGGTCGCCGACACGCACGCCGTATCGACCGATCAGGAAGAAATAGGCGGCGATCGAGAGGATTACCGCCTGAAGGGCAACGGCGATGCCGGCGGTAAGGAAGCCGGCGAACGTCGCGAGCGAACTGAACTCACTGACGAAACCGAGAATAATGACGACTGCCATGCAAGAGCCTGTGACGAACCGGCGCAAAAGCAGCAGTTGCCGGCGCCTCCGGACTTCCCTCACGTACCGGTACGTGGTGCGGCGCCAGACCTCGGAGAAGAGCACCACCAGGGCGAGGGCGACGAGAATGGCAAGCACGTGCACGAGTAGCGAGCGCAGAACGGCGCCGTATTCTCTCTCGACGGACGTGTGCCACTCCAGAAGGTTGGCCCGGACCTGGTCGAGTAGCAGGATCTCCTGACGGAGGGGAAGTGCAGCTTCGGCAACCTTCTTGAACCGCGCTGTCATCGCCTCGAACGCTTGCCGTGTGCCACCGCCCTGGGACGCTGCGGCCGGCTGGTTGACGGCGTCGCGTCCTTCCTGTAGCAGGCCCCTCAGGGAGTCGCGCATGGGCTTCTGAAGTCGCTCGGCGGTATCGCGCAGCTTCAGTGTCTCTTTCAAGAGCTCATCGATGGCCCGCACGTCACCGATCTGACTCAGGAGAATGGATACTTGGCCGATCAGTCCCGAGGCATACGCCCTGCTCGATTTCGAGGCTTGCGCCCCGGACTGCTTTCCACCCGCTGCCGTTGTCGAGGCAAGTTCCGGGACGGATGCTTTCAAGGCGTTGATTTGTCCTGCAAGGCCTATGTATTCGGTGCTTATGAAACTGGAGATTTTTGCGATCCCCCCCTGGAGTGCCTTCTCCAAGTCGAGTTCGCCCTGCAGCGCATTGCGCTGATCAAGGAGATCTTGGCGCCTCTTTCCCACCGCGGCCCTGATATTGTTGTTGAGTGCATCGATGCGCGCCTGGGTTTGTTCGATCCGGTTAGCGACGTCAGCCGCTGCTTTAGCGATCTTCTCCTGATCCGTGCTCTGCTCGGATGAAGCTTTCGCGGGAGCGGCTTGTTCTATCAGTGCCGCTTCTTCCCGGGCCGACTGAAAAGCCAACTGCAGCGCCTGCAACGCTTGAGTTCGCGCATTCTGCAGATACAGCGCGTCGCTCGGACTGCCTGCGGTAGCATCCACGCTTGCCAGGTGACGATACCAGCTGATTGCCGCGTTCAGGTGGTCGAGAACGGCTGCGGATTCCGTGTTGATCGATGGTGTCTGTGCGGGTAGGGCAACTCTCGGCAGGGCTGGTGCACTGAGGGCAACGGCACAGACTACGAGGATCAATCTGGCGTAAGTTTTCGTAAATGACCCGCCACTAATGGATGCGCAAAGGGAAGACAAAGGTGATTCCCGGTGGAGGGTATACTACTCGAGGAGGCGGATAGACAGGTGCCGGGTAGTAGTAACCGTAAGGGTAGTAGTAACCGTAAGGAGGGTAGTAGACGTAGGGGCCATACCAGTGATACCGCCCATGTCCGTAGTATGGCCTATACCCGTAGTAGCGGCCATGCCCGTGGTACCCGTCCTTCGCAAGAGCTGGTACTATAGAGATTCCGAGGATGGTGAAGACAAGGGCGAGAACGGTCACGATCCCCGTAGCCTTCCTGGCAACGCTGACTCTCGTATGTGAACTCTTCACGGCTTCCTCCCTTATTGTGTACCTTGGTTTCATTTTTTCTTTG
This genomic stretch from Syntrophorhabdales bacterium harbors:
- a CDS encoding mechanosensitive ion channel domain-containing protein, which encodes MILVVCAVALSAPALPRVALPAQTPSINTESAAVLDHLNAAISWYRHLASVDATAGSPSDALYLQNARTQALQALQLAFQSAREEAALIEQAAPAKASSEQSTDQEKIAKAAADVANRIEQTQARIDALNNNIRAAVGKRRQDLLDQRNALQGELDLEKALQGGIAKISSFISTEYIGLAGQINALKASVPELASTTAAGGKQSGAQASKSSRAYASGLIGQVSILLSQIGDVRAIDELLKETLKLRDTAERLQKPMRDSLRGLLQEGRDAVNQPAAASQGGGTRQAFEAMTARFKKVAEAALPLRQEILLLDQVRANLLEWHTSVEREYGAVLRSLLVHVLAILVALALVVLFSEVWRRTTYRYVREVRRRRQLLLLRRFVTGSCMAVVIILGFVSEFSSLATFAGFLTAGIAVALQAVILSIAAYFFLIGRYGVRVGDRVTVSGVTGDVIDIGLLRLHLLELSGTGIDLYPTGRVVVFSNSVLFQASPLFKQIPGTAYTWHEAAVMLNPGADHSLAEKNILEAVNGVCSQYHHNLERQHGALERIIDAEVPTPAPHGQLRFTDAGLEFVARYPVEIRRASEIDDQITKKLVEAIEREPDLKAAVSGLPKLRSVIKG